In the Malania oleifera isolate guangnan ecotype guangnan chromosome 1, ASM2987363v1, whole genome shotgun sequence genome, one interval contains:
- the LOC131161543 gene encoding secreted RxLR effector protein 161-like: MEKSNSVKNPIVPGIRLVKDEEGSKVNATMYKHLVGSLMYLTATRSDLMYVVSLISRFMASPTELHLQAVKRVLRYLKGTVDLGIFYRKEGDGELMAYTDNDYAGDVDDKKSTSGYVFLLSEGAVSWSSKK, translated from the coding sequence ATGGAGAAAAGTAATAGTGTGAAGAATCCCATTGTTCCTGGCATTAGACTAGTGAAGgatgaagaaggatccaaagTGAATGCTACCATGTACAAACATTTGGTCGGAAGTCTTATGTATCTAACTGCAACAAGGTCAGACTTGATGTATGTGGTGTCTCTCATTAGCAGATTCATGGCAAGTCCAACTGAGTTGCATTTGCAAGCTGTGAAAAGGGTGTTAAGATACTTGAAAGGTACTGTGGATTTGGGAATTTTTTATCGAAAGGAGGGTGATGGAGAGTTGATGGCATATACAGACAATGATTATGCAGGAGATGTAGATGACAAGAAAAGCACTTCTGGTTATGTGTTTCTACTTAGTGAAGGAGCTGTGTCCTGGTCCTCTAAAAAATAG